A region from the Mycolicibacterium phlei genome encodes:
- a CDS encoding TVP38/TMEM64 family protein: MTTSDEPLRPHIVRLLVFVAFLAVMFYLAAVADIIDVDRIRAVVAAAGPVAPLVYVPVSALLGAVLVPGPILAATSGLLFGPLVGTFVTLGATVGTAVTASLIGRRAGRDSARALLGAQRSQKLDGLIERGGLWAVVGQRFVPGVSDALASYAFGAFGVPLWQMAVGAFIGSVPRAFVYTALGASISDLNTPLTYVAVGVWCVTAVAGAYAAHRGVRSWRRRPDDA; this comes from the coding sequence ATGACCACCAGCGACGAGCCCCTGCGGCCACACATCGTCCGGCTGCTGGTCTTCGTGGCCTTCCTGGCGGTGATGTTCTACCTCGCCGCGGTCGCCGACATCATCGACGTCGACCGGATCCGGGCGGTGGTCGCGGCCGCCGGACCTGTCGCACCCCTGGTCTACGTCCCGGTGTCGGCGCTGCTGGGCGCGGTGCTGGTACCGGGGCCGATCCTGGCCGCCACCAGCGGCCTGTTGTTCGGCCCCCTGGTCGGCACATTCGTCACGTTGGGGGCGACGGTCGGCACCGCGGTGACGGCCAGCCTGATCGGCCGGCGGGCCGGACGCGACAGTGCCCGCGCCCTGCTGGGCGCCCAGCGCTCGCAGAAGCTCGACGGTCTGATCGAGCGCGGCGGGCTGTGGGCCGTGGTGGGTCAGCGGTTCGTGCCCGGCGTCTCCGACGCGTTGGCCTCCTACGCCTTCGGGGCTTTCGGAGTTCCGTTGTGGCAGATGGCCGTCGGCGCGTTCATCGGCTCGGTGCCGCGGGCGTTCGTCTACACCGCGCTGGGGGCGTCGATCTCGGACCTGAACACGCCGCTGACCTATGTCGCGGTCGGGGTGTGGTGTGTCACGGCGGTCGCCGGCGCGTACGCCGCGCATCGCGGTGTGCGCAGCTGGCGCCGCAGGCCCGACGACGCCTAG
- a CDS encoding TIGR03619 family F420-dependent LLM class oxidoreductase, with translation MKLGITTPVVTNVAGAPLTWEADAGIAEIARVAQEADRLGYHHLTCSEHIGVPSAEAGRRGSRYWDPLATFGYVAARTERIRLVTMTLVLGYHHPLAIVKRYGTLDHVSNGRVILGVGVGTLREEFDLLGAPFEDRGPRADDALRALRAALASNEPSYHGEYYSFEGLTVDPCALQPHMPIWVGGRTRRSLRRALTLADGWCPFGIPVQTAAEWLRAREIPPGFEVVLAADRALDPVGDPDATAAALRELAAAGATIVSARFRHRSLTHYLEQLQALTELRAQLEG, from the coding sequence TTGAAGCTGGGCATCACCACGCCCGTCGTCACCAACGTCGCCGGCGCACCCCTGACATGGGAGGCCGACGCCGGCATCGCCGAGATCGCCCGCGTCGCGCAGGAGGCCGACCGGCTCGGCTACCACCACCTGACCTGCAGCGAGCACATCGGTGTGCCGTCAGCGGAGGCGGGGCGGCGGGGTTCGCGGTACTGGGATCCGTTGGCCACCTTCGGCTATGTGGCCGCGCGCACCGAACGCATCCGGTTGGTCACCATGACGCTGGTGCTCGGGTACCACCACCCGCTGGCGATCGTGAAGCGGTACGGCACCCTCGACCACGTCAGCAACGGCCGCGTCATCCTCGGCGTCGGCGTCGGCACCCTCAGGGAGGAGTTCGACCTTCTCGGCGCGCCGTTCGAGGACCGCGGCCCCCGCGCCGACGACGCGCTGCGTGCCCTGCGGGCCGCGTTGGCCAGCAACGAGCCCAGTTACCACGGCGAGTACTACTCGTTCGAGGGCCTGACCGTCGATCCGTGCGCGCTGCAACCGCACATGCCGATCTGGGTGGGCGGACGCACCCGACGGTCGCTGCGGCGCGCGCTCACCCTCGCCGACGGCTGGTGCCCGTTCGGTATCCCGGTGCAGACCGCCGCGGAGTGGTTGCGCGCCCGCGAGATTCCGCCCGGCTTCGAGGTGGTGCTGGCCGCCGACCGCGCGCTGGATCCCGTCGGCGACCCGGATGCCACCGCCGCCGCGCTGCGCGAACTGGCCGCCGCGGGCGCCACGATCGTGTCCGCCCGGTTCCGCCACCGGTCGCTGACGCACTATCTCGAGCAGTTGCAGGCGCTGACCGAACTGCGGGCTCAACTCGAAGGGTGA
- a CDS encoding GNAT family N-acetyltransferase: protein MTEIDDAPAPVLPRELTEISDEVRAVPAPPTPTLGDPYEIRLVDPDRDSEMISEWMNRPHLVEAWEYPWPPERFHRYLSAQLAGEYSRPFIGSFRGQPFVYIELYRAAKDSIAPRYDADPHDIGMHAAIAELRFVNRGIAPILLPRLTANIFELDPQCRRIMFDPDYRNTGARGVCEYAGCEFLGEHDMSNRRMALYALHRDR, encoded by the coding sequence ATGACTGAGATTGACGACGCTCCGGCTCCGGTGCTCCCACGCGAGCTGACGGAGATCTCCGACGAGGTGCGGGCGGTGCCGGCGCCGCCGACCCCGACGCTGGGTGATCCCTACGAGATCCGGCTCGTGGACCCCGACCGGGACTCGGAGATGATCTCGGAGTGGATGAACCGTCCGCATCTGGTCGAGGCGTGGGAGTACCCGTGGCCGCCGGAACGATTCCACCGGTATCTCAGCGCGCAACTGGCCGGCGAGTACTCCCGGCCGTTCATCGGAAGCTTCCGCGGCCAGCCGTTCGTCTACATCGAGCTGTACCGCGCCGCCAAGGACTCGATCGCGCCGCGCTACGACGCCGACCCGCACGACATCGGCATGCACGCCGCGATCGCCGAGCTGCGGTTCGTCAACCGCGGTATCGCCCCGATCCTGTTGCCGCGCTTGACCGCCAACATCTTCGAACTCGACCCGCAGTGCCGCCGGATCATGTTCGACCCGGACTACCGCAACACGGGCGCCAGGGGCGTCTGCGAGTACGCGGGCTGCGAGTTCCTCGGCGAGCACGACATGTCGAACCGCCGGATGGCGCTGTACGCGCTGCACCGCGACAGATAA
- a CDS encoding LysR family transcriptional regulator — MEQNLPFDIDALLVFGKVVENRSLSKAATLLGMPKSTVSRKLARLEADLGIKLLRKNTRQLTVTDLGEKVYAHAVNILTEANGVRALVESSRQEPRGELRVAIPVFVGIDYASRVGAAFLARYPNSRLDIRLVDSMVDPIRDGFDVVFGTGPLQDSTLIARKVFDLELFLCASAEFAAALQEPITDPAQLRSVPFIDFGFGGPRRITLRRDSGHYELTPSVRARANNFQVCKQYILQGLGIGVMPTQIICTDELRAGTLVPVLPHWRPDALDVHMIYPFELSFSTLISAFYETAREIILENIARI, encoded by the coding sequence GTGGAGCAGAACCTGCCGTTCGACATCGACGCGCTGCTGGTGTTCGGGAAGGTCGTGGAGAACCGCAGCCTGTCGAAGGCGGCAACACTGCTCGGAATGCCGAAGTCGACGGTCAGCCGCAAGCTGGCCAGACTCGAGGCCGACCTCGGCATCAAGCTGCTGCGCAAGAACACCCGCCAGCTCACCGTCACCGACCTCGGTGAGAAGGTCTATGCGCACGCGGTCAACATCCTCACCGAGGCCAACGGCGTGCGCGCCCTGGTGGAGAGCAGCCGCCAGGAGCCGCGCGGCGAGCTGCGGGTGGCGATCCCGGTGTTCGTGGGCATCGACTACGCCTCGCGGGTGGGCGCGGCCTTCCTGGCGCGCTACCCGAACTCGCGGCTGGATATCAGGCTCGTCGACAGCATGGTCGACCCCATCCGCGACGGGTTCGACGTGGTGTTCGGCACCGGCCCGCTCCAGGACTCCACGCTCATCGCGCGCAAGGTGTTCGACCTCGAGTTGTTCCTCTGCGCCTCAGCGGAATTCGCCGCGGCCCTGCAGGAGCCGATCACAGATCCGGCGCAGCTGCGATCGGTGCCCTTCATCGACTTCGGTTTCGGCGGACCACGGCGCATCACGCTGCGTCGCGATTCCGGCCACTACGAGCTGACGCCGTCGGTTCGCGCCCGGGCCAACAACTTCCAGGTCTGCAAGCAGTACATCCTGCAGGGGCTGGGCATCGGGGTGATGCCGACACAGATCATCTGCACCGACGAACTGCGCGCGGGCACGCTGGTCCCGGTGCTGCCGCACTGGCGGCCCGATGCCCTCGACGTGCACATGATCTATCCGTTCGAGCTGTCGTTCTCGACGCTGATCAGCGCGTTCTATGAGACCGCCCGCGAGATCATCCTCGAGAACATCGCCCGAATCTGA
- a CDS encoding helix-turn-helix domain-containing protein has protein sequence MARPPDLRRRQELLDAVVEAVAAGGIGDRSLRELAEAVGTSHRMLLHHFGSRDELLLAIVAEVEKRQMALLAELPADPADAIAAMWANLRRPELRPFERLFFECYARGVQGEQPFARMLPAAVDDWLTRGSGLDPALMRLGLAVARGLLLDLVATEDLDGVDAAAAAFARLVRANPS, from the coding sequence ATGGCCCGACCGCCTGACCTGCGACGCCGCCAGGAACTCCTCGACGCCGTCGTCGAGGCGGTCGCGGCCGGCGGTATCGGGGACCGGTCACTGCGCGAGCTGGCTGAGGCCGTCGGCACCAGCCATCGCATGCTGCTGCACCATTTCGGATCGCGGGACGAGCTCCTGCTGGCGATCGTCGCCGAGGTCGAGAAGCGGCAGATGGCGCTGCTGGCCGAGCTGCCCGCTGATCCGGCCGACGCGATCGCCGCGATGTGGGCGAACCTGCGCAGACCGGAACTGCGCCCGTTCGAGCGGTTGTTCTTCGAGTGTTACGCCCGCGGGGTGCAGGGCGAGCAGCCGTTCGCGCGGATGCTGCCCGCCGCGGTGGACGACTGGCTGACCCGGGGTAGCGGACTCGACCCGGCGCTGATGCGGCTCGGGCTGGCGGTCGCGCGCGGTCTGCTGCTCGACCTCGTCGCCACCGAGGACCTCGACGGCGTGGACGCGGCGGCCGCGGCGTTCGCGCGGCTGGTGCGCGCTAATCCTTCGTGA
- a CDS encoding SRPBCC family protein, which yields MITECAIDIDAPAGLVWSVFSDVQRWPEWTASVTRLRGLDGPELLVGRRFAIKQPRMPELVWTVTEVSPGTSWTWEQRSPGGLTVARHDVTATGEHTTRVSQRLDQRGPVGALFGMLTRGMTRRYLDMEATGLKMRSEQLQHGPTA from the coding sequence ATGATTACCGAGTGTGCCATCGACATCGATGCGCCCGCCGGGTTGGTGTGGTCGGTGTTCAGTGACGTGCAGCGGTGGCCGGAGTGGACCGCCTCGGTCACCCGGCTACGCGGGCTCGACGGCCCGGAACTGCTGGTGGGCAGGCGATTCGCGATCAAGCAACCCCGTATGCCGGAACTGGTGTGGACGGTGACCGAGGTGTCGCCCGGAACCTCGTGGACGTGGGAGCAGCGCTCCCCGGGCGGGTTGACCGTGGCCCGTCACGACGTCACGGCGACCGGGGAGCACACCACCCGGGTCAGCCAGCGGCTCGACCAACGCGGACCGGTGGGGGCGCTGTTCGGAATGCTCACGCGCGGGATGACGCGCCGCTACCTCGACATGGAGGCGACGGGCCTGAAGATGCGCAGTGAGCAACTCCAGCATGGCCCGACCGCCTGA
- a CDS encoding DUF1214 domain-containing protein, protein MATTPSSYARFIGRVGALAVALGLGAAIASSPGLAFAQDDDSPGTSADGGASDSGTDAGTEKPDPQTAQNDDTADDATNAATNDAEGAGPDDEPGGSSDTGRSPTRLRTKASQVTISAQTNISRKDRSADKAATSDTDTAPDTVTDTDTEAGTDPAPSAAEPAVERRAAPPVAAAVATGVRTVVTTTLSALGVNVGGITNTAPIAPPQEPPTAWAALGFVRREIGVQAQTSPLATPEQLAAEKTATRTVQTLPVLLMKMVLRHQFLTEAKRLYPDGIDAENRAALNRAVDEYAMAAAFQQQLLDSMNPKVVTQVAPPHLWFGQAVGGSRILYDNPDTVYRFMGVNGASEYVITGRFHNLDENGRPADVTFSVLEGLSGKTSSILTADDIDVDENGYFTITVSREPANGRRNHLQLTAGSTIIAARDTLGDWNSEVPMSLSIERVGGPPNSLFAQIGGFAFLGQFVSDNPLLTTLVSLVPPLPHMPPLLRGVFTAVILVVRGASEQAKYMALATHDPDTGSRRPVNEIGQPSSNAEFLANQLQSNGHFQLADDEVLVLTIDPGDAGYFVVPIYNIWTITGDYVSEPASLNIEQAKRNADGTYTLVISPTDPGAANWVATGGLNQGAVAIRFQKLDPEGVRPRIVEQQVMTHDQLRDYLPADDFVTPEQRAAQLEARREGFDSRWT, encoded by the coding sequence GTGGCAACGACGCCCAGCAGCTACGCACGGTTCATCGGCAGGGTCGGGGCGCTCGCGGTCGCCCTCGGCCTCGGGGCGGCGATCGCCAGCAGTCCCGGATTGGCGTTCGCGCAGGACGACGACTCCCCCGGCACCTCGGCCGACGGGGGTGCATCCGACTCGGGCACCGACGCCGGCACCGAGAAGCCCGATCCGCAGACGGCGCAGAACGACGACACCGCCGACGACGCCACCAACGCCGCCACCAACGACGCCGAGGGGGCGGGCCCAGACGACGAGCCCGGTGGCAGCAGCGACACCGGCCGCAGTCCGACTCGACTGCGCACCAAGGCCTCTCAGGTCACCATCAGCGCGCAGACGAACATCTCGCGCAAGGACCGCAGCGCCGACAAGGCAGCGACGAGCGACACCGACACCGCGCCGGACACCGTCACCGACACCGACACCGAGGCCGGCACCGATCCCGCGCCGTCGGCCGCGGAACCGGCGGTCGAGCGCCGGGCCGCACCGCCGGTCGCCGCGGCCGTCGCCACCGGGGTGCGCACCGTCGTCACGACGACACTGTCGGCGCTGGGCGTCAACGTCGGCGGCATCACCAACACCGCACCGATCGCTCCGCCGCAGGAGCCGCCGACTGCATGGGCGGCGCTGGGCTTCGTGCGGCGTGAGATCGGCGTGCAGGCGCAGACCTCACCGCTGGCCACCCCGGAACAGCTGGCCGCCGAGAAGACCGCCACCCGCACCGTCCAGACGCTGCCGGTGCTGCTGATGAAAATGGTTCTGCGCCACCAGTTCCTGACCGAGGCGAAGCGGCTCTACCCGGACGGTATCGATGCGGAGAACCGGGCGGCGCTCAACCGCGCCGTCGACGAGTACGCGATGGCCGCGGCGTTCCAGCAGCAACTGCTCGACTCGATGAACCCGAAGGTGGTCACGCAGGTCGCCCCGCCGCACCTCTGGTTCGGTCAGGCGGTCGGCGGGTCGCGCATCCTCTACGACAACCCCGACACCGTCTACCGGTTCATGGGCGTCAACGGGGCCTCGGAGTACGTGATCACCGGCAGGTTCCACAACCTCGACGAGAACGGAAGGCCCGCCGACGTCACGTTCAGCGTGCTCGAGGGCCTGTCCGGCAAGACATCATCGATCCTGACCGCCGACGATATCGACGTCGACGAGAACGGCTACTTCACGATCACGGTGAGCCGGGAACCGGCCAACGGTCGCCGCAACCATCTGCAACTGACCGCCGGGTCGACGATCATCGCGGCGCGAGACACGTTGGGCGACTGGAACTCCGAGGTACCGATGAGCCTGTCCATCGAGCGCGTCGGCGGGCCGCCGAACAGCCTGTTCGCCCAGATCGGCGGGTTCGCGTTCCTCGGGCAGTTCGTCAGCGACAACCCGCTGCTGACCACGCTGGTGTCGTTGGTGCCACCGCTTCCGCACATGCCGCCGCTGCTGCGCGGGGTGTTCACCGCCGTGATCCTCGTGGTGCGCGGCGCCTCCGAGCAGGCCAAGTACATGGCGCTGGCGACCCACGACCCCGACACCGGTTCCCGGCGCCCGGTCAACGAAATCGGCCAACCGTCGAGCAACGCGGAGTTTTTGGCCAACCAGCTGCAGAGCAACGGCCACTTCCAGCTCGCCGACGACGAGGTGCTGGTCCTGACGATCGACCCGGGCGACGCCGGGTACTTCGTCGTCCCGATCTACAACATCTGGACCATCACCGGTGACTACGTCAGCGAGCCGGCCAGCCTCAACATCGAACAGGCCAAGCGCAACGCCGACGGCACCTACACGCTGGTGATCTCCCCCACCGATCCCGGCGCGGCGAACTGGGTGGCCACCGGCGGGCTGAACCAGGGCGCCGTCGCGATCCGGTTCCAGAAGCTCGACCCCGAGGGTGTCCGGCCGCGCATCGTCGAGCAGCAGGTGATGACGCACGACCAGCTCCGCGACTACCTGCCCGCCGACGACTTCGTCACACCCGAGCAGCGCGCCGCCCAGCTCGAGGCGCGCCGGGAAGGCTTCGACAGCCGCTGGACCTGA
- a CDS encoding carboxymuconolactone decarboxylase family protein has protein sequence MTDQPLLTPLAPQEWGEDEYAAVGALMGIPGDQVPRAGSGDPRDPSRFDILGVLARHPKLARKFLIFNAYLLQDGELPARLRELAVLRLAYARRSVFFWAEHVRIARASGLSDDEIARIACGNSGFDGVDRLVLEATDTVLTTGRATPQQWRTLVDELGTHQAMELLFVIGTYGMLASACDTWQLRPPPDSPELPD, from the coding sequence ATGACAGACCAACCGCTGCTGACGCCACTGGCCCCGCAGGAGTGGGGCGAGGACGAGTATGCCGCCGTCGGCGCGCTGATGGGCATCCCGGGTGACCAGGTGCCGCGCGCCGGCTCCGGGGATCCGCGCGATCCTTCCCGGTTCGACATCCTCGGTGTGCTGGCCCGCCACCCCAAGCTGGCCAGGAAGTTCCTGATCTTCAACGCGTATCTGCTGCAGGACGGTGAGCTGCCTGCGCGGCTGCGGGAGCTCGCGGTGCTGCGGCTGGCGTATGCGCGCCGCTCGGTGTTCTTCTGGGCCGAGCACGTGCGGATCGCCAGGGCCAGCGGGCTTTCCGACGATGAGATCGCCCGGATCGCCTGCGGTAACAGCGGTTTCGACGGGGTCGACCGGTTGGTGCTGGAGGCCACCGACACGGTGTTGACCACCGGCCGCGCGACACCGCAGCAGTGGCGCACCCTGGTGGACGAACTCGGCACACATCAGGCGATGGAGCTGCTGTTCGTCATCGGCACCTACGGGATGCTGGCGTCGGCGTGCGACACCTGGCAGCTCCGCCCGCCGCCGGACAGCCCGGAGCTGCCGGACTAG
- a CDS encoding DUF488 domain-containing protein, with translation MGSRVRIARVYESPDTGEGTRVLVDRLWPRGMRRDDPRVGRWLPEVAPSAELRHWYAHQPGLFDQFAGRYRAELAEGTGADALAALRALLDEGPLLLVTATREPGQSHAAVLRNMLSGPAD, from the coding sequence ATGGGTTCCCGCGTGCGGATCGCCCGGGTCTACGAGTCGCCGGACACGGGTGAGGGCACGCGGGTGCTGGTCGACCGGCTCTGGCCGCGGGGGATGCGCCGCGACGATCCGCGGGTGGGCCGCTGGCTGCCGGAGGTCGCGCCGTCGGCGGAGCTGCGGCACTGGTACGCGCACCAGCCCGGGCTGTTCGACCAGTTTGCTGGCCGCTACCGCGCCGAGCTCGCCGAGGGGACCGGCGCCGACGCGCTCGCCGCACTGCGCGCGCTGCTTGACGAGGGGCCGTTGCTGCTGGTGACGGCCACCCGCGAACCCGGGCAGAGTCACGCCGCGGTGCTGCGAAACATGCTGTCGGGGCCCGCTGACTGA
- a CDS encoding aromatic ring-hydroxylating oxygenase subunit alpha yields MSTDSLVTKPASGHWTDAYPELGRGPVSLEDCVSPEFYEKEIEHIFRKTWLYVGRVERVPRPCSYFTREFRFLNTSVIIVRGKDDKIRAFHNICPHRGNKMLWEDDPFKEVEGRAPLLYCRFHGWRYKLDGSLHSTTRKDLLLDFDADSCRVPAIQCDVWEGFIFINLDPHNTESVRDYLGELAHGIEGYPFAGPHQVYKFTAELQCNWKIFLDGFAESYHGPYLHASSFGTVTAEARDALDKPNPFTDALAYQLKGPHRMFSFSGEPSQKTPYSKPIECVFEASAAGPWNKRDDRGPLPPGLNPTRSERYGFDSFQFFPNFILIFGASGFTVHTHWPTGPHSHIFETEMYYDPPRTHKERLGQELTVTYLNDIILEDASPSEGLQAMLNSGALTHFTFNDEEILLRHFHKVVADYVDEGERAKRAKERVSR; encoded by the coding sequence GTGAGTACCGACAGCCTGGTGACCAAACCCGCGAGCGGCCACTGGACCGACGCATACCCCGAACTCGGCCGCGGCCCGGTGTCGCTCGAGGACTGCGTCTCCCCGGAGTTCTACGAGAAGGAGATCGAGCACATCTTCCGCAAGACGTGGCTGTACGTCGGCCGCGTCGAACGGGTGCCGAGACCCTGTAGCTACTTCACCCGGGAGTTCCGGTTCCTCAACACCTCGGTGATCATCGTCCGCGGCAAGGACGACAAGATCAGGGCCTTCCACAACATCTGCCCGCACCGCGGCAACAAGATGCTGTGGGAGGACGACCCGTTCAAGGAGGTGGAGGGTCGCGCCCCGCTGCTGTACTGCCGGTTCCACGGCTGGCGCTACAAGCTCGACGGGTCACTGCACTCGACCACCCGCAAGGATCTGCTGCTGGACTTCGACGCCGACAGCTGCCGGGTTCCGGCCATCCAGTGCGATGTGTGGGAGGGGTTCATCTTCATCAACCTCGACCCGCACAACACCGAGTCGGTGCGCGACTATCTCGGCGAACTGGCGCACGGCATCGAGGGATACCCGTTCGCGGGTCCGCACCAGGTGTACAAGTTCACCGCCGAACTGCAGTGCAACTGGAAGATCTTCCTCGACGGGTTCGCCGAGAGCTACCACGGTCCCTACCTGCACGCGTCGTCGTTCGGCACGGTGACCGCGGAGGCGCGCGACGCCCTCGACAAACCGAACCCGTTCACCGATGCGCTGGCCTATCAACTCAAGGGGCCGCACCGGATGTTCTCGTTCTCCGGTGAGCCGTCGCAGAAGACGCCGTACTCCAAGCCGATCGAGTGCGTCTTCGAGGCCAGTGCCGCCGGGCCGTGGAACAAGCGCGACGACCGCGGCCCGCTGCCGCCCGGGCTGAACCCGACCCGCTCGGAGCGCTACGGCTTCGACTCGTTCCAGTTCTTCCCGAACTTCATCCTGATCTTCGGGGCCTCCGGGTTCACCGTGCACACGCACTGGCCGACCGGGCCGCACTCACACATCTTCGAGACCGAGATGTACTACGACCCGCCGCGCACCCACAAGGAGCGGCTCGGCCAGGAGCTGACGGTCACATACCTCAACGACATCATCCTCGAGGACGCCAGCCCGTCGGAGGGGCTGCAGGCCATGCTGAACAGTGGTGCGCTGACCCACTTCACGTTCAACGACGAGGAGATCCTGCTGCGCCACTTCCACAAGGTGGTGGCCGACTACGTCGACGAGGGCGAGCGGGCGAAACGCGCGAAGGAGAGGGTGAGCCGATGA
- a CDS encoding TauD/TfdA dioxygenase family protein: MSLTSSLEIIDCTPRIGSEIRTDLDTLLSGREAERIRATLEQRGVVFFRGLQISDEQQVAIARTLGTVVANEGEDGIYKISLDESVNQRAKYLKGSLFWHFDGSLQPYPNLATLLRAVRLSDTGGDTEFCNTYAAYDDLPQSDKELIADLRVVHSAERSQYYVTPEMSYEEIAFWQKSPTKECPIVWTHRSGRKSLLLGATADYVVGMSPEESRALLARLRDWATQPQYVYRHRWQVGDLLIWDNTGTMHRALPYPEDSGRLMHRTILAGEEPLN; encoded by the coding sequence GTGAGCCTGACATCCTCCCTGGAGATCATCGACTGCACGCCGCGCATCGGCAGCGAGATCCGCACCGACCTCGACACGCTGCTGTCCGGCCGGGAAGCCGAAAGGATCCGCGCCACACTGGAACAACGCGGTGTGGTGTTCTTCCGCGGGCTGCAGATCAGCGACGAGCAGCAGGTGGCGATCGCCAGGACGCTGGGCACCGTCGTCGCCAACGAGGGGGAGGACGGGATCTACAAGATCTCCCTCGACGAGTCGGTCAACCAGCGCGCGAAGTATCTGAAGGGTTCGCTGTTCTGGCATTTCGACGGCTCCCTGCAGCCGTATCCGAACCTGGCCACGCTGCTGCGGGCGGTGCGGTTGTCCGACACCGGCGGTGACACCGAGTTCTGCAACACCTACGCCGCCTACGACGATCTGCCGCAGTCCGACAAGGAGCTCATCGCCGATCTGCGCGTCGTGCACAGCGCCGAGCGCTCGCAGTACTACGTTACGCCGGAGATGAGTTACGAAGAGATCGCCTTCTGGCAGAAATCGCCGACGAAGGAGTGTCCGATCGTGTGGACGCACCGGTCCGGCCGCAAATCGCTGCTGCTGGGCGCGACGGCGGACTACGTCGTCGGCATGTCGCCCGAGGAGAGCCGGGCGCTGCTGGCGCGGTTGCGTGACTGGGCCACCCAACCGCAGTACGTCTACCGGCACCGCTGGCAGGTCGGCGATCTGCTGATCTGGGACAACACCGGCACGATGCACCGCGCGCTGCCGTATCCGGAGGACAGCGGCCGGCTCATGCACCGGACGATCCTGGCTGGCGAAGAGCCACTGAATTGA
- a CDS encoding YbaK/EbsC family protein, whose amino-acid sequence MQFGRLTFVPAATAPELVAEPVRPLLRDGLWVSGIDPELADTAAFCEHYGIGLDASANCVVVEARRAERTWFAACLVLASTRADINGIVRKHLGARKISFASMDTAVSLTGMEYGGITPVGLPSDWPILIDEKVVAAGPVIIGAGLRGAKLLAAPEALSSLPNAEVLTITKD is encoded by the coding sequence ATGCAGTTCGGACGGTTGACGTTCGTGCCCGCGGCCACGGCGCCGGAACTGGTCGCCGAACCGGTGCGGCCGCTGTTGCGGGACGGCCTGTGGGTCAGCGGGATCGATCCCGAACTCGCCGACACCGCCGCGTTCTGCGAGCACTACGGCATCGGGCTGGACGCGTCGGCCAACTGCGTGGTCGTCGAGGCCCGGCGGGCCGAGCGCACCTGGTTCGCGGCGTGTCTGGTGCTGGCCAGCACCCGCGCCGACATCAACGGCATCGTGCGCAAACACCTTGGTGCCCGCAAGATCTCGTTCGCATCGATGGACACCGCGGTGTCGCTGACCGGGATGGAGTACGGCGGCATCACGCCGGTCGGGCTGCCGTCCGACTGGCCGATCCTGATCGACGAGAAGGTCGTCGCGGCAGGCCCCGTCATCATCGGAGCCGGCCTCCGCGGCGCGAAGCTGCTGGCCGCACCCGAGGCGCTGAGCAGCCTGCCCAACGCCGAGGTGCTCACGATCACGAAGGATTAG